TAAAATTTTATGGCGCAACTTAATCTAAAGCAAGACAAATTTGAATACAAAAAAGTCACATTAGTAAAACAGAATACAGAATTGTAGCATAATAAACTCTATCTGACAAATTGTAGGATTAACAAACACAAACCAATAGAATTCATATGATTGAAGACTAAATCCATTTtccatcaaaattgaaaaaaaataacaagtaGAAAACTCTAATCAAAGAGTGAGAATCCCATATCTTCATCTTCCTCCTCTTCCTCGaccttttcttctttctttgctTCAGCAGGGGCAGCATCAGCTGGAGCAGCACCTCCTGCAGGAGCAGCGGCAGCAGCAGCACCACCTCCAACAAATACGGCACCACCAACAATCACCTaaacaaaataacaacaaaGACATTCAATAATTTGATCAGCAATCCATCCAATTGTTAAACCCAAAAAGTCTATTCATCACCGAGAACATAGGCAAATTCAACAAATATGTGTGTAAAAACTAAACAATTTCAGATTATACATAATTTAATTGAATCATTAAACTATTGATTGCTCATCAGAATCTCACAAATCACAACAGAATCTCACAAATGACAACAAATTAAACTCAGATTCATTCAGCAAATTTATAACAGAAAATAACATAGCAAAAAGCTAAACCAAATCAATCACGTTGCAGACAAATCCTACTACTGTATCGTATTATATATAACATAATATCATAGAATCTATATCAAAGAAAAAGACGGTGATGATCAAAGGTAGAAAGATGTACCACGAAGACACCAGAGGAAGGAGAGACGGGAGAGTAAGAGGACTGAACACCGCCTGATGAATCGACGGCGAGAGCGGCGGAAACAAGTTTCCTTTGGATCTCGAAAGTAGAGTCACCGGAGGCTTCGATGTCACCGGAGTATTGCTTTGCGGTCCATTCGGCGCCAGTTTTGTTGAGGACGAAGGTGAAGACTCCCATGGCTAGTGATTAGTTCTCTGTGGTGAAAGTGAAAACCCTAATTGGAGATTTGAAGTCGCACAGAGAGGAGTGACGGCAATTGAGATGAGTGAATGGTTTATGTATGGGTTTGTGGAACCCTAGCAACGTGTTAAAAGGGAAAAGTCTATTTGGTCCTTcgtataatattatttgtattttttcaataagcatactattttgaatttaattgttgtgtaccgtcggtataaattttttttagacaTACATCCAATAATACGTTGccatatcatttaatgaatgtgacacatcatttgtttttaattaccatacatgatgtgtcggtatattattggacgcgtgtgtaaaataactttacactgacggtacatataaattaaattctattatttttgcgtaaaaaaaaaaaagcatattattttattttgttttattttgacagGATTACAGGAACAATAATAAGCatattattttttgagtttaatgGAAGCGTAAAAATATAGAATACCAACATtgctatatatttataaaaaatataaattgagagttaatatatacatataaatctaatttgagaaagttatttcttgaaaaaagttttaaaacaaaatgtgataatattttacctttatttattcatctactatcgaaaaaattagaaatattataatcaaaatgtaatgtctttaATCCATCATTAATCAATATTTTTGTTTCGACACATGTTTAACACTTGTAGATGTGTCTGATATGTGTCTAATGAGAGTATGagcaaagaaaaaacaattttttggaACACTTGTTCGACACGTGTTGTACGAGTGTTTTACAGGTGTTGGACACCGATCAAATGAGTGTCCaagtaaaggaaaaattgaatttttttggacACCGATCTGAGCTATCCGTCACGTGTCgtacgagtgtcggacaccgcgacacgcctaatcatagaggtgtcggtgATTCATAGGATACAACAaacactttcaatttttttagatggacaaaatgataagttataaattATTGAAAACTGACACATATTAAAGGTccattttatgctattttataagtccacactagtgaaaattgtatttttataagctattttatcataaactacctagacaaacttataataaaaaaaaaaaaagttgtttgcataaataagctaattcaaaccgTTTCTTAAGTGAGAAATTAGAGTTTGAATTATCATGGTGCATTGGATCTAATAATTTTGGTATCTAATAAGAATGATGTAATCTATCAAAACGGTGGGGAAAAGTATAGTTGACagtgtaatttttgttttttactatttGTATATATCCATTTTCTTCCTTGTTTATATCTGAAGTTAGTGTGCATTAATATATTCAACTTTTTATACTAATCTACTTCTATTCCAAAAGtgtgcaaatatatatatatactttttttttacatgtaaAATTCCACTATGATCAATGTTATAAGTGGTTAGGGTGGATcagtatttaaaaaatacttaaaatctTTGTatcaagaaaaaatatttaaaattgacGACATTGACGAGATACATTGTTATTTAAAAGTATAAGTTCATAGTTTTCCtcatttttataccaaaataaTGATTTAATTGATTTTGTCTGTCTTATGTGTATTGgcaa
This portion of the Trifolium pratense cultivar HEN17-A07 linkage group LG3, ARS_RC_1.1, whole genome shotgun sequence genome encodes:
- the LOC123917026 gene encoding 60S acidic ribosomal protein P3-like codes for the protein MGVFTFVLNKTGAEWTAKQYSGDIEASGDSTFEIQRKLVSAALAVDSSGGVQSSYSPVSPSSGVFVVIVGGAVFVGGGAAAAAAPAGGAAPADAAPAEAKKEEKVEEEEEDEDMGFSLFD